The Sesamum indicum cultivar Zhongzhi No. 13 linkage group LG1, S_indicum_v1.0, whole genome shotgun sequence genome includes a window with the following:
- the LOC105163757 gene encoding homeobox-leucine zipper protein ATHB-15, with the protein MAMSCKDSNKAAAAAAAAASMDNGKYVRYTPEQVEALERLYHECPKPSSMRRQQLIRECPILSNIEPKQIKVWFQNRRCREKQRKEASRLQGVNRKLTAMNKLLMEENDRLQKQVSQLVYENGYFRQHAPSNALATKDTSCESVVTSGQQHHLTPQHPPRDASPAGLLSVAEETLTEFLSKATGTAVEWVQMPGMKPGPDSIGIVAISHGCTGVAARACGLVGLEPTRVAEILKDRPSWFRDCRSVDILNVLPTANGGTVELLYMQLYAPTTLAPGRDFWLLRYTSVMDDGSLVVCERSLSNTQNGPSMPPVQNFVRAEMLPSGYLIRPCEGGGSIIHIVDHMNLEAWSVPEVLRPLYESSTALAQKTTMAALRQLRQIAQEISQSNVGNWGRRPAALRALSHRLSRGFNEALNGLSDEGWSLIANDGIDDVTVLVNSNPEKLMGLNISFANGYASVCNAVLCAKASMLLQNVPPAILVRFLREHRSEWADSSIDAYSAAAVKVGPNTLLGARVGNFGGQVILPLAQTIEQEELLEVIKLEGVAHSPEDAMMPRDIFLLQLCGGMDETAVGTCAELIFAPIDASFADDAPLLPSGFRIIPLDSSKEASSPNRTLDLASALESGTAGNKPSNDLAVTSCTTRSVMTIAFQFAFESHMQENVASMARQYLRSIISSVQRVALALSPSHPGSGLRSPLGTPEAHTLARWICQSYRSYMGVELLKSSGEGSESILKALWQYSDAILCCSVKAMPVFTFANQAGLDMLETTLVALQDISLEKIFDDHGRKNLCSEFPQIMQQGFGTLQGGICLSSMSRPISYERAVAWKVLNEDDNAHCLCFMFINWSFV; encoded by the exons ATGGCAATGTCTTGCAAGGACAGTAACAAGGCGGCTGCAGCTGCTGCGGCGGCGGCGAGCATGGATAATGGTAAGTACGTGCGCTATACCCCTGAGCAGGTTGAAGCCCTTGAGAGGCTATATCACGAGTGCCCCAAGCCGAGCTCCATGCGCCGCCAGCAGCTCATTCGTGAGTGCCCTATTTTATCTAACATTGAGCCTAAGCAAATCAAAGTATGGTTCCAGAATAGAAG ATGCAGAGAGAAGCAAAGGAAAGAAGCTTCAAGGCTTCAAGGAGTGAATAGGAAGCTGACAGCCATGAATAAACTCTTGATGGAGGAGAATGATAGGCTGCAGAAACAGGTGTCACAGTTGGTTTACGAAAACGGCTACTTTCGCCAGCATGCTCCAAGT AATGCACTTGCTACAAAAGATACAAGCTGTGAATCAGTGGTGACGAGTGGTCAACAACACCACCTGACGCCTCAGCATCCACCAAGGGATGCAAGTCCTGCAGG GCTTTTGTCCGTTGCAGAAGAGACTCTAACAGAGTTTCTTTCAAAGGCCACTGGAACTGCTGTTGAGTGGGTCCAAATGCCTGGAATGAAG CCTGGTCCGGATTCCATTGGAATCGTAGCTATTTCTCACGGTTGCACTGGTGTGGCAGCAAGAGCTTGTGGTCTGGTTGGTCTAGAGCCCACAAGG GTCGCAGAAATCCTCAAGGATCGGCCTTCATGGTTTCGCGATTGCCGATCTGTGGATATTCTTAATGTGCTGCCTACTGCCAACGGTGGAACCGTAGAACTTTTATATATGCAG ttatatgcGCCAACAACTTTGGCGCCGGGTCGCGACTTTTGGTTGTTGCGCTATACTTCCGTCATGGATGATGGCAGTTTAGTG GTTTGTGAAAGATCACTTAGCAATACTCAAAATGGTCCGAGCATGCCACCTGTGCAGAACTTTGTGAGGGCAGAGATGTTGCCTAGTGGTTACCTAATTAGACCTTGCGAAGGAGGAGGATCAATAATCCACATTGTAGATCACATGAATTTGGAG GCATGGAGTGTTCCTGAGGTGCTCCGCCCACTCTATGAATCTTCAACAGCGCTTGCCCAAAAGACCACCATGGCG GCTCTTCGTCAACTTAGGCAGATAGCTCAGGAAATTTCCCAGTCTAATGTAGGCAACTGGGGCCGAAGACCAGCAGCTTTACGAGCACTTAGCCATCGGCTGAGCAG GGGATTCAATGAGGCTCTTAATGGACTTAGCGACGAGGGATGGTCGTTGATAGCTAATGATGGCATAGATGATGTTACAGTTCTTGTGAACTCCAATCCAGAAAAGTTGATGGGCTTAAATATCTCTTTCGCAAATGGATATGCCTCTGTTTGCAATGCTGTCTTGTGTGCAAAAGCATCTATGCTTTTACAG AATGTGCCTCCTGCAATACTAGTCCGGTTTCTACGGGAACATAGGTCAGAATGGGCAGACAGCAGCATTGATGCTTACTCAGCAGCTGCTGTTAAAGTTGGTCCAAATACTTTGTTAGGGGCCCGAGTTGGTAATTTTGGGGGTCAAGTTATCCTTCCATTGGCTCAGACTATAGAGCAAGAAGAG CTGCTGGAGGTGATTAAGCTGGAAGGTGTTGCCCATTCTCCTGAAGATGCAATGATGCCGAGGGACATTTTCCTCTTGCAG CTATGTGGTGGGATGGATGAAACTGCCGTTGGCACGTGTGCTGAACTCATATTTGCGCCAATTGATGCCTCTTTTGCTGACGATGCTCCTCTCCTGCCCTCTGGTTTCCGCATCATTCCTCTTGATTCCAGCAAG GAAGCTTCCAGTCCAAACCGTACCTTGGACCTTGCTTCTGCTCTTGAAAGTGGGACGGCTGGCAATAAGCCGTCGAACGACCTTGCTGTTACCAGCTGCACCACAAGATCCGTCATGACAATCGCCTTTCAGTTTGCATTTGAAAGCCACATGCAAGAAAATGTTGCATCAATGGCCCGACAATATTTACGCAGCATTATATCATCAGTTCAACGGGTGGCATTAGCTCTCTCTCCATCTCACCCAGGTTCTGGTCTTCGATCACCGCTTGGGACTCCTGAAGCACATACCCTTGCTCGTTGGATTTGCCAAAGTTACAG GAGCTATATGGGCGTGGAGCTTCTCAAATCTAGCGGTGAAGGGAGTGAATCCATCCTTAAAGCACTATGGCAATACTCGGATGCCATTTTGTGCTGCTCCGttaag GCGATGCCCGTTTTTACATTTGCAAACCAGGCCGGTCTTGACATGCTCGAAACAACCTTGGTTGCTCTTCAAGACATATCTCTGGAGAAGATTTTCGATGACCATGGGAGGAAAAACCTCTGCTCTGAGTTCCCACAGATAATGCAACAG GGTTTTGGAACGCTCCAGGGTGGCATATGTCTGTCGAGCATGAGCAGGCCGATTTCATACGAGAGAGCAGTAGCCTGGAAAGTCCTGAACGAAGACGACAACGCTCATTGCTTGTGCTTTATGTTCATCAATTGGTCCTTCGTCTAA
- the LOC105163766 gene encoding protein transport protein SEC13 homolog B yields MPGQKIETGHQDIVHDVAMDYYGKRLATASSDNAIKIIGVSNSRSQHLATLTGHRGPVWQVAWAHPKFGSLLASCSYDGKVVIWKEGNQNEWIQAHVFDDHKASVNCISWAPHELGLCLACGSTDGNISVFTARSDGGWDKSQIEQAHPVGVTSVTWAPSTALGALIGSGLLNPVRRLASGGCDNTVKVWKFDNGTWRMDCFPALKMHTDWVRDVSWAPNLGLPKSVIASASEDGKVIIWTALKEGDQWNGKILKDFGSAVWRVSWSLTGNTLAVADGKSNITVWKEAIDGEWQQVTAVES; encoded by the coding sequence ATGCCTGGGCAAAAGATTGAGACAGGTCACCAGGACATTGTTCATGATGTGGCAATGGATTATTATGGCAAACGTCTGGCTACTGCTTCTTCTGACAACGCTATTAAGATAATTGGAGTTAGCAACTCGAGATCTCAGCACCTTGCTACTTTAACTGGTCACCGAGGGCCAGTATGGCAAGTTGCATGGGCCCATCCTAAGTTTGGGTCGCTCCTTGCTTCTTGTTCTTATGATGGAAAGGTTGTAATATGGAAGGAAGGCAATCAAAATGAGTGGATTCAGGCTCATGTTTTCGACGATCATAAAGCCTCTGTGAATTGTATTTCTTGGGCTCCTCATGAGCTAGGTCTTTGTCTGGCATGTGGATCCACAGATGGCAACATCTCGGTGTTCACTGCAAGATCAGATGGTGGATGGGACAAATCACAAATTGAACAGGCTCATCCAGTTGGGGTTACATCAGTCACATGGGCCCCATCAACTGCCCTTGGTGCTCTTATAGGTTCTGGCCTACTCAATCCTGTTCGGAGACTAGCATCTGGTGGCTGTGATAATACGGTGAAAGTATGGAAGTTTGATAATGGAACTTGGAGGATGGATTGCTTCCCTGCTCTTAAAATGCATACTGATTGGGTGAGGGATGTTTCCTGGGCACCCAACTTGGGGCTTCCTAAGTCAGTGATTGCAAGTGCTTCTGAAGATGGAAAGGTAATAATATGGACGGCACTCAAGGAAGGTGATCAATGGAATGGTAAGATTTTGAAGGACTTTGGATCTGCTGTTTGGAGGGTCTCTTGGTCGCTGACTGGGAACACGCTCGCTGTGGCTGATGGGAAAAGTAACATCACAGTATGGAAAGAAGCAATAGATGGGGAGTGGCAGCAGGTGACTGCAGTTGAATCATAA
- the LOC105163815 gene encoding uncharacterized protein LOC105163815: MANFCCSIELEPRTLNQGQLNHVREIAVDIVQRKEPDDEASMILNHDQGLRKPVVATKETVVLVVSDVATPPPSKEVIETEITTVETYCQCSASALTVESSPEECRVKEPLSAPF; this comes from the exons ATGGCTAATTTCTGCTGCTCCATTGAACTGGAACCTCGCACCTTAAACCAAGGCCAACTCAACCATGTCCGG GAAATTGCTGTGGACATAGTTCAGAGAAAAGAACCTGATGATGAAGCCTCAATGATACTTAATCATGATCAg GGACTGCGGAAGCCTGTGGTGGCAACCAAAGAAACGGTGGTGCTGGTGGTTTCAGACGTGGCAACTCCGCCGCCCAGCAAGGAAGTAATCGAGACGGAGATTACTACTGTGGAGACATATTGCCAGTGTTCCGCTTCTGCACTTACGGTGGAGTCCTCTCCGGAGGAGTGTAGGGTTAAAGAGCCGCTCTCCGCCCCCTTTTGA
- the LOC105163825 gene encoding probable inactive ATP-dependent zinc metalloprotease FTSHI 2, chloroplastic: MRKIRAHDIWVLLLGLSPPINHKPLRQPQPAGGGAVALIGNLHLRKQRNIYVVLLDALFFIVITDSCLSKTAVTLYNVIILNFVKDCLLLFCLKLNNFMACNCILNSSFLPSLPLYQHPNLRKPKTLFAISCNLGKNHSGNRREVKEDKEESIFKRAPLNLLKFSVTLTVISVSLPQPCLAAAKVSEKKRLGKRTEALTPEELRKWTQGLPVVSDRLAYSEILDLKRENKLRHIIKPPNVRLKQQPEVVLAVLEDNKVVRVVLPSVQSDSKFWEEWDELQINGLCINAYSPPLKKPEIPKPYLGFLSEIPSWMFSLVKPKPQSKKALELKRVREEFRRRKDEELAKMRQDRVMMEKAMNMQKKMAAKQRRMEIKKVKYEESLRQARRNSESMAYMWNRLASDSNVSTALGFVFFYIFYRTVVLNYKKQKKDYEDRLKIEKAEAEEKKKMRQLEREMAGIEAGDDEEEGGKEDDNPYMKMAEQFMRSGARVRRAQNRRLPQYLERGVDVKFSDVAGLGKIRLELEEIVKFFTHGEMYRRRGVKIPGGILLCGPPGVGKTLLAKAVAGEAGVNFFSISASQFVEIYVGVGASRVRALYQEAKENAPSVVFIDELDAVGRKRGLIKGSGGQERDATLNQLLVCLDGFEGRGEVITIASTNRPDILDPALVRPGRFDRKIYIPKPGLIGRVEILKVHARKKPMAPDVDYTAVASITDGMVGAELANIIEVAAINMMRDGRTEITTDDLLQAAQIEERGMLDRKERSPEVWKQVAINEAAMAVVAVNFPDLKNIEFVTIAPRAGRELGYVRMKMDHIKFKEGMLSRQSLLDHITVQLAPRAADELWYGKDQLSTIWAETTDNARSAARTFVLGGLSEKHYGLNNFWIEDRINYIDSEALRILEACYERAKLILQQNRALMDAIVNTLVEKKSVTKQEFFNLVNLHGSIQPMPASILDIRSAKRLELQNTLKNNKEAAALQGSR; encoded by the exons ATGAGAAAGATAAGGGCCCATGATATATGGGTTCTTCTTTTGGGGCTATCACCGCCGATTAACCATAAACCTCTCCGCCAACCCCAACCGGCCGGCGGTGGCGCTGTAGCTCTCATCGGTAATCTGCATCTCAGAAAgcaaagaaatatatatgttgttcTACTCGATGCTCTGTTTTTCATCGTTATCACAGACTCATGTCTGTCTAAGACTGCTGTGACATTGTACAATGTTATCATTCTGAATTTTGTTAAGGATtgtcttcttttgttttgtttgaagTTAAACAACTTCATGGCTTGTAATTGCATTCTCAATTCCTCATTCTTGCCGTCGCTTCCTCTGTATCAGCATCCCAACTTGAGAAAACCCAAAACCCTCTTCGCAATTTCGTGCAATCTTGGGAAAAACCACTCAGGAAACCGCCGTGAGGTTAAAGAAGATAAAGAAGAATCGATATTCAAGAGAGCACCATTGAATTTACTCAAATTCTCCGTAACACTAACTGTAATCTCAGTTTCACTTCCACAACCCTGTTTAGCTGCAGCTAAAGTCTCTGAAAAGAAGCGTTTGGGGAAAAGGACTGAAGCTTTGACCCCCGAGGAATTGCGAAAGTGGACACAAGGGCTTCCTGTAGTATCGGACAGGCTTGCTTATAGTGAAATCTTGGATttgaaaagggaaaataaGCTTAGGCACATTATTAAGCCCCCCAATGTCCGATTAAAGCAGCAGCCGGAGGTTGTTTTGGCTGTTTTGGAGGATAACAAGGTTGTTAGAGTAGTGTTGCCTTCAGTTCAGAgtgattcaaaattttgggaGGAATGGGATGAGTTGCAAATTAATGGGCTCTGTATAAATGCTTACAGTCCCCCTTTGAAAAAGCCAGAAATCCCAAAGCCTTATCTTGGGTTTTTGTCGGAGATTCCTTCATGGATGTTTTCATTGGTGAAGCCAAAGCCTCAGTCTAAGAAGGCATTGGAGTTGAAGAGAGTTAGGGAGGAGTTTAGGCGGAGGAAAGATGAGGAATTGGCGAAGATGAGACAAGACAGGGTAATGATGGAGAAGGCGATGAACATGCAAAAGAAAATGGCAGCGAAGCAAAGAAGGATGGAAATAAAGAAAGTGAAGTATGAGGAGTCATTGCGCCAAGCGCGTAGGAACTCAGAAAGCATGGCATACATGTGGAACCGTTTAGCTAGTGATTCTAATGTTTCCACAGCTCTTGggtttgttttcttctatATTTTCTATCGCACGGTTGTTCTTAACTATAAAAAACAGAAGAAGGATTACGAGGACAGGTTGAAGATAGAAAAGGCAGAGGctgaggagaagaagaagatgaggcAGCTGGAGAGGGAAATGGCTGGGATTGAGGCTGGAGATGATGAGGAAGAAGGAGGCAAGGAGGATGACAATCCTTATATGAAAATGGCAGAGCAATTTATGAGGTCTGGTGCACGTGTTCGACGGGCTCAGAATAGGAGACTTCCACAGTATTTGGAAAGAGGTGTGGATGTCAAGTTCTCAGATGTTGCAGGGCTTGGGAAAATCCGACTTGAGCTTGAGGAGATTGTGAAGTTCTTTACGCATGGGGAAATGTATCGCAGGCGAGGAGTTAAAATACCAG GTGGTATACTGCTTTGTGGCCCCCCTGGGGTGGGGAAGACATTATTAGCAAAAGCTGTGGCTGGTGAGGCAGGTGTAAACTTCTTCTCCATTTCTGCATCTCAGTTTGTTGAAATATACGTTGGGGTTGGTGCTTCTCGTGTTCGAGCACTCTATCAAGAAGCAAAGGAAAAT GCTCCATCTGTGGTTTTCATTGATGAGCTCGATGCTGTTGGAAGGAAACGTGGTTTAATCAAGGGGTCTGGTGGGCAAGAACGTGATGCTACATTAAATCAG CTTCTTGTGTGCCTGGATGGGTTCGAAGGCAGAGGTGAAGTTATTACTATTGCTTCCACTAATCGGCCAGACATTTTGGACCCAGCACTTGTAAGACCAGGGAGGTTTGATCGCAAAATATACATTCCCAAGCCTGGATTGATTGGCCGCGTTGAGATTCTGAAG GTTCATGCTCGGAAGAAGCCAATGGCTCCAGATGTGGACTATACAGCTGTTGCTAGTATAACTGATGGAATGGTAGGTGCAGAGCTGGCCAACATCATAGAGGTTGCAGCTATCAATATGATGCGTGATGGAAGAACCGAG ATTACTACTGATGACTTGTTACAAGCTGCACAAATAGAAGAACGAGGAATGCTAGATAGAAAAGAGAGGAGCCCTGAGGTGTGGAAGCAAGTGGCCATAAATGAAGCAGCAATGGCTGTAGTCGCTGTGAACTTCCCTGACCTTAAgaatattgaattt GTAACAATTGCTCCAAGAGCTGGAAGGGAATTGGGGTATGTACGAATGAAAATGGACCATATCAAATTTAAGGAAGGAATGTTAAG CCGTCAATCTCTCTTGGATCATATCACTGTCCAACTTGCGCCACGTGCGGCTGATGAACTGTGGTATGGGAAGGATCAG TTGAGTACCATTTGGGCAGAGACAACAGATAATGCTAGATCAGCTGCACGGACTTTTGTACTTGGGGGCCTCTCTGAGAAGCATTACGGCTTGAACAACTTCTGGATTGAAGATAGGATAAAc TATAT